A window of the Pungitius pungitius chromosome 3, fPunPun2.1, whole genome shotgun sequence genome harbors these coding sequences:
- the LOC119208365 gene encoding extracellular calcium-sensing receptor-like: MPGPIRCSGSIISLELRFSRAMIFAIEEINNSTKLLPGIRLGYQIYDSCESVPVAVHVAFQLLSGLDPVFHAGDNCSQSGKVIAVVGESGSTPSISMSRIIGPFNIPLVSHFATCACLSDKQQYPSFFRTIPSDQFQADALAKLVKHFGWTWIGAIRSDSDYGNSGMASFLKAAHKEGICVEYSESFYRTNPRSRIQRVADIIRRSTAVVIVAFMSPGDLRILLEELSLKPSPPRQWIGSESWLTDPDMLRFSFCAGAIGFGIERALIPGLRDFLLDLPPSEVSASPVLTEFWEEQFNCRLEKSVSDKNICNGSEDIGRIQSPYSTTQFRIDNMVYKAVYAIAHAIQNAVCQETYSIIQCDKLTSVEIKEVLNQLKKVKFSQNGYDVSFDANGDPLATYELINWQKSESGSIELVTVGYYNASLPEGQEIHINRILTWVEGGTQVPVSVCSDSCPAGTRKVLQKGKPICCYDCVLCPEGEISNATDSSDCFPCPKDFWPNAKRNICLPKPVEFLSFNEGLGIILCAFSVGGACLAVLTAAVFHRHRTSPIVRANNSELSFLLLFSLTLCFLCSLTFIGAPSDWSCMLRHTAFGITFVLCMSCVLGKTLVVLMAFKATLPGGNIMKWFGPPQQRMTVVFFTIIQVVICTLWLVLSPPFPMKNLTTYKEKIILECALGSTFGFWAVLGYIGLLAVFCFVLAVLARKLPDNFNEAKLITFSMLIFCAVWITFIPAYVSSPGKFTVAVEIFAILASSFGLMLCIFASKCFIILFQPEKNTKKYLMNKT; encoded by the exons ATGCCTGGTCCAATAAGATGCTCAGGGAG catcATCTCCCTTGAACTGCGCTTCTCACGCGCAATGATCTTCGCCATCGAGGAGATCAACAACAGCACGAAGCTGCTTCCGGGCATCAGACTCGGTTATCAGATCTACGACTCGTGCGAGTCTGTACCTGTTGCGGTGCACGTGGCATTCCAGCTTTTAAGCGGCCTGGATCCAGTGTTTCACGCTGGGGACAATTGCTCTCAGTCGGGTAAGGTGATTGCCGTCGTCGGTGAGTCTGGGTCCACGCCATCCATCAGCATGTCGCGCATCATCGGGCCCTTTAACATTCCGCTG gTTAGTCACTTTGCCACCTGTGCATGCCTGTCTGATAAGCAACAGTACCCCAGTTTCTTCAGAACCATCCCGAGTGACCAGTTCCAGGCTGACGCGCTGGCAAAGCTGGTCAAACACTTTGGTTGGACTTGGATAGGTGCTATCCGATCGGATTCAGATTATGGGAACAGTGGCATGGCGTCTTTCCTGAAGGCAGCGCACAAAGAGGGGATCTGTGTGGAATATTCAGAATCTTTCTATCGGACCAACCCACGTAGCAGGATCCAGAGAGTAGCCGACATCATCCGCAG GTCGACAGCTGTGGTTATTGTGGCATTTATGTCCCCTGGAGACCTACGGattctgctggaggagctgtcaTTGAAGCCCTCTCCACCTCGCCAGTGGATAGGCAGCGAGTCCTGGCTTACTGACCCAGACATGCTGAGGTTCAGTTTCTGTGCTGGAGCAATCGGATTTGGCATTGAGCGAGCTCTCATCCCAGGACTGAGAGACTTCCTGCTGgatctccctccctctgaagtGTCTGCCTCTCCGGTGCTGACTGAGTTCTGGGAGGAACAATTCAACTGCAGGCTGGAAAAAA GTGTCTCAGACAAGAACATCTGTAATGGAAGTGAAGACATAGGGAGGATCCAGAGCCCATACTCTACAACTCAGTTCAGAATTGATAACATGGTGTACAAGGCTGTTTATGCAATAGCACATGCCATTCAAAATGCAGTGTGTCAGGAAACATATTCTATAATCCAGTGTGACAAACTCACTAGCGTAGAGATCAAAGAG GTTCTCAACCAGTTGAAGAAAGTGAAATTTTCCCAAAATGGTTATGATGTGTCATTCGATGCCAATGGGGACCCTTTGGCCACATACGAGCTGATTAACTGGCAGAAAAGCGAGAGTGGCAGCATCGAGTTAGTGACAGTAGGATATTACAATGCGTCACTACCAGAAGGCCAGGAAATCCATATCAATAGGATCCTCACCTGGGTGGAGGGTGGCACACAA GTGCCGGTGTCAGTTTGTTCTGACAGCTGTCCTGCAGGAACTCGGAAAGTGCTGCAGAAAGGAAAACCCATCTGCTGTTATGATTGTGTATTGTGTCCCGAGGGAGAGATTAGCAATGCTACAG attccTCTGATTGTTTCCCTTGCCCAAAGGATTTCTGGCCTAAtgcaaagagaaacatttgtCTCCCCAAGCCTGTAGAGTTTCTTTCCTTCAACGAGGGTCTAGGAATCATCCTTTGTGCATTCTCAGTTGGAGGGGCCTGTCTTGCCGTCCTAACAGCGGCTGTGTTCCACCGTCATAGGACATCCCCGATTGTCAGGGCCAACAACTCTGAGCtgagcttcctgctgctcttctctctgaCTCTGTGTTTCTTATGCTCATTAACTTTCATTGGAGCCCCCTCTGACTGGTCCTGCATGCTGCGCCACACAGCATTTGGGATCACCTTCGTCCTCTGTATGTCTTGTGTTCTTGGAAAAACGTTAGTCGTGTTAATGGCCTTTAAAGCCACTCTCCCAGGTGGTAATATCATGAAGTGGTTTGGTCCTCCACAACAAAGAATGACCGTAGTGTTTTTTACCATCATTCAAGTTGTAATATGTACCCTTTGGTTGGTTCTTAGCCCTCCTTTTCCAATGAAAAACCTAACCACGTACAAGGAGAAAATCATCCTGGAGTGTGCACTGGGCTCCACTTTTGGGTTCTGGGCGGTGCTCGGGTACATCGGCCTGCTGGCTGTGTTTTGCTTTGTGCTAGCTGTCCTAGCCCGGAAACTACCTGATAATTTTAATGAAGCCAAGCTCATCACGTTCAGCATGCTGATATTCTGTGCAGTCTGGATCACCTTCATCCCAGCGTATGTCAGCTCTCCTGGTAAATTTACTGTGGCTGTGGAGATATTTGCCATTCTGGCTTCCAGTTTTGGACtcatgttgtgtatttttgcaTCAAAGTGTTTCATCATATTGTTTCAGCCAGAGAAAAACACCAAGaaatatttaatgaacaaaACCTAA
- the LOC119207900 gene encoding extracellular calcium-sensing receptor-like — MEIFALFIGLILSLGLYELNSALALHASGDGLKQRAGLTEDRTGVGVSDEGSSVECKLQGATRLPAFSMDGDYVVGGVFSIHHYTYTVTNNYTTMPDPIRCSGSINSRELRFSRAIIFAIEEINNSTKLLPGIRLGYQIYDSCASVPVAVHVAFQLSSGMDPVFHAGEKCSQSGKVMAVVGESGSTPSISMSRIISSFNIPLVSHFATCACLSDKQQYPSFFRTIPSDQFQAAALAKLVKHFGWTWIGAIRSDSDYGNSGMASFLKAAQKEGICLEYSESFYRTNPRSKIQRVTDIIRRSKAVVIVAFMSAGDLRILLEELSLKPSPPRQWIGSESWVTDPELLRFSFCAGAIGFGIERALIPGLRDFLLDLPPSKVSASPVLTEFWEEQFNCRLDKSVSDKNICNGTEDIGRIQSPYSTTQFRITNMVYKAVYAIAHAIHNAVCQETHSITQCDKLTSVEIKEVLNQLKKVKFSQNGYDVSFDANGDPVATYELINWQKTESGSIELVTVGHYNASLPEGQEIHINRILTWVEGGTQVPVSVCSDSCPAGTRKVLQKGKPICCYDCALCPEGEISNATDSSDCFLCPKEFWPNAKRNICLPKPVEFLSFNEGLGIILCAFSVGGACLAVLTAAVFHRHRTSPIVRANNSELSFLLLFSLTLCFLCSLTFIGAPSDWSCMLRHTAFGITFVLCMSCVLGKTIVVLMAFKATLPGGNVMKWFGPPQQRMTVVSFTFIQVVICTLWLVLSPPFPMKNLTTYKEKIILECALGSTFGFWAVLGYIGLLAVFCFVLAVLARKLPDNFNEAKLITFSMLIFCAVWVTFIPAYISSPGKFTVAVEIFAILASSFGLMLCIFAPKCFIILFQPEKNTKKYLMNKT; from the exons ATGGAGATCTTTGCTCTCTTCATTGGTCTGATCCTGTCGCTGGGTTTGTATGAGCTGAACTCAGCTCTTGCTTTGCATGCTTCTGGGGATGGATTGAAACAAAGGGCTGGGCTTACAGAGGATAGGACTGGTGTTGGAGTCAGCGATGAGGGCTCATCTGTGGAATGTAAGCTGCAGGGTGCCACTCGTCTACCTGCATTCTCAATGGATGGTGACTATGTTGTTGGTGGTGTTTTCTCCATACACCACTACACTTACACAGTGACAAACAACTACACCACCATGCCTGATCCGATAAGATGCTCAGGGAG CATCAACTCTCGTGAACTGCGCTTTTCGCGCGCAATAATCTTCGCCATCGAGGAGATCAACAACAGCACGAAGCTGCTGCCAGGCATCAGACTCGGTTATCAGATCTACGACTCGTGCGCGTCTGTACCTGTTGCGGTGCACGTGGCATTCCAGCTTTCAAGCGGCATGGACCCGGTGTTTCATGCCGGGGAGAAATGCTCTCAGTCGGGTAAGGTGATGGCCGTGGTCGGTGAGTCTGGGTCCACGCCATCCATCAGCATGTCGCGCATCATCAGTTCCTTTAACATTCCCCTG GTTAGTCACTTTGCCACCTGTGCATGCCTGTCTGATAAGCAACAGTACCCCAGTTTCTTCAGAACCATCCCAAGTGACCAGTTTCAGGCTGCCGCCCTGGCAAAGCTGGTCAAACACTTTGGTTGGACTTGGATAGGTGCTATCCGATCGGATTCGGATTATGGGAACAGTGGCATGGCGTCTTTCCTGAAGGCAGCTCAGAAAGAGGGGATCTGTTTAGAATATTCAGAATCTTTCTATCGGACCAACCCACGTAGCAAGATCCAGAGAGTAACCGACATCATCCGCAG GTCAAAAGCTGTGGTTATTGTGGCCTTTATGTCTGCTGGAGACCTAAGGattctgctggaggagctgtcaCTGAAGCCCTCTCCACCTCGCCAGTGGATAGGCAGTGAGTCCTGGGTAACTGACCCAGAATTGTTGAGGTTCAGTTTCTGTGCTGGAGCAATCGGATTTGGCATTGAGCGAGCTCTTATCCCAGGACTGAGAGACTTCCTGCTGGATCTCCCTCCCTCTAAAGTGTCTGCCTCTCCGGTGCTGACTGAGTTCTGGGAGGAACAATTCAACTGCAGGCTGGACAAAA GTGTCTCAGACAAGAACATCTGTAATGGAACTGAAGACATAGGGAGGATCCAGAGTCCATACTCTACAACTCAGTTCAGAATCACTAACATGGTGTACAAGGCTGTTTATGCAATAGCACATGCCATTCATAATGCAGTGTGTCAGGAAACACATTCTATAACCCAGTGTGACAAACTCACCAGCGTAGAGATTAAAGAG GTTCTCAATCAGTTGAAGAAAGTTAAATTTTCCCAGAATGGTTATGATGTGTCATTCGATGCCAATGGGGACCCTGTGGCCACATACGAGCTGATTAACTGGCAGAAAACCGAGAGTGGCAGCATTGAGTTAGTGACAGTAGGACACTACAATGCATCACTGCCAGAGGGCCAGGAAATCCATATAAATAGGATCCTCACCTGGGTGGAGGGTGGAACACAA GTGCCTGTGTCAGTTTGTTCTGACAGCTGTCCTGCAGGAACTCGGAAAGTGCTGCAGAAAGGAAAACCCATCTGCTGTTATGATTGTGCATTGTGTCCCGAGGGAGAGATTAGCAATGCTACAG ATTCCTCAGATTGTTTCCTTTGCCCCAAGGAATTCTGGCCTAAtgcaaagagaaacatttgtCTCCCCAAGCCTGTAGAGTTTCTTTCCTTCAACGAGGGTCTAGGAATCATCCTGTGTGCATTCTCAGTTGGAGGGGCCTGTCTTGCCGTCCTAACAGCGGCTGTGTTCCACCGTCATAGGACATCCCCGATTGTCAGGGCCAACAACTCTGAGCtgagcttcctgctgctcttctctctgaCTCTGTGTTTCTTATGCTCATTAACTTTCATTGGAGCCCCCTCTGACTGGTCCTGCATGCTGCGCCACACAGCATTTGGGATCACCTTCGTCCTCTGTATGTCGTGTGTTCTTGGAAAAACGATAGTCGTGTTAATGGCCTTTAAAGCCACTCTCCCAGGTGGTAATGTCATGAAGTGGTTTGGTCCTCCACAGCAAAGAATGACCGTAGTGTCTTTTACCTTCATTCAAGTTGTAATATGTACCCTTTGGTTGGTTCTTAGCCCTCCTTTTCCAATGAAAAACCTAACCACGTACAAGGAGAAAATCATCCTGGAGTGTGCACTGGGCTCCACTTTTGGGTTCTGGGCCGTGCTCGGGTACATCGGCCTGCTGGCTGTGTTTTGCTTTGTGCTAGCTGTCCTAGCCCGGAAACTACCTGATAATTTTAATGAAGCCAAGCTCATCACGTTCAGCATGCTGATATTCTGTGCAGTCTGGGTCACCTTTATCCCAGCGTATATCAGCTCTCCTGGTAAATTTACTGTGGCTGTGGAGATTTTTGCCATTCTGGCTTCCAGTTTTGGACtcatgttgtgtatttttgcaCCAAAGTGTTTCATCATATTGTTTCAGCCGGAGAAAAACACCAAGaaatatttaatgaacaaaacttAA